The DNA window GACGTCCCGACGCGTCATCTTCGAGTCGGTGTCGCTGTACTTTCTGGGCATTCTCCCGTTCACGACGTACAACTGGGGTGTGCTCATGAATCTCGCCTATCAGGAAAACGCACTGACCAGGTCAGAGCTGCTTCCGTGGCTCGTGTTTCCGATGATTACCATCATATTGATGTCGTTCGCGTTCGTTCTGCTTTCACAAGCGATGGACGCTATCTTCAACGTGCGACTCCAGGCACGCCACGCGGAGACGATCGACGAAGAAGAGGTGACGGGATGAACACTGAACAGGAGGGGCGACGATGACCGACGACGTCGCCATCGAGATCCGTGATCTCGACGTGACGTTTGGCGTCGAGCGCGGAGAATCGAACGTCGTCAGAAGCGTCGATTTCGACGTGTATCGAGAAGAGACGCTGGGAATCGTCGGGGAAAGCGGCAGCGGCAAATCGATGGTTGCGCTGTCGTTGCTCGATGCGATTCCCGAACCCGGAACAGTGTCCGGAGAGGTGACGTACTACCCCGAAACCGGCGATCCGGTCTCGGTGCTTGACCTCGATCCCGAGGAGCTGCGACGGTTCCGTTGGGAGCAGGTCGCGATGGTGTTCCAAGGGGCGATGACTTCGTTCAACCCCGTGTTGTCGATACGAGAACACTTCCGAGAGACGCTTCAAGATCACGGGTACGACGTTCCGGAAGGTATGGAACGAGGCAGGGAGATCCTCGAACAGTTGTATCTGGATCCCGATCGGGTGTTGGATTCGCATCCACACGAGCTGTCCGGTGGGATGCAACAGCGCACGCTCATCGCGCTGAGTCTCCTCCTCGAACCGGAGGTGTTGCTGCTCGACGAGCCGACGGCGGCACTGGACTTGCTCATGCAGCGGTCGATCATCGATCTCCTCCGAGAGATCCGAGCGACGTTCGACCTCACGCTGGTGTTCATCACCCACGACTTACCGCTATTGACGAAGATCGCGGACAGGATGGCAGTGATGTACGCTTTCGACTTCGTGGAGGTCGCCGAAACCGACCAGCTGTTGTACCACAGCGCCCACCCCTACACGCGGGCGCTCCTATCGACGACGCCGGATCTCACGACGCCGCCCGGGGAGATACGAACGATCGAGGGGAACAAGCCCGATCCGGTGGAGTACATCTCGGGCTGCTCGTACCATCCGCGCTGTCCGATGGACGAAGAGAAATGTCACTCGGTCGAACCAGGACTGACGACCGTCGGACCCGAACACGAAGCGTCCTGTCATTACCATGGGGACGTCGCCGATAACGTTCCGATTCGGAACAAACCACGGGGTGGGGTCGATGAGTAAGCCACTCCTTTCCATGGAGGATGTGACCGTCGAGTTCAACAGCCATGACGGACTGCTCGATGCTTTCTCGGACGAGGATCCCGTTCGGGCCGTCGACGACGTCTCGCTCGACATCGAGGAGAACGACGTCGTGGCACTGATCGGGGAAAGCGGCTGTGGGAAATCGACACTCGGAAAGACCGCTATCGGGGCCCAGCGTCCGACCAGTGGCTCGGTGTCCTACCGTGGACAGGATATTTGGGACGCCCGCGAAGGCCGTGGAGAGGTCCGAGTGCCGTTCGAGGAGATCCGCCGCTCGCTTCAGATCATCCATCAAGACCCGGGCAGCGCGCTCAACCCGAATCAGCGCGTGCTCACGTCATTGATGTTGCCGCTCAAGCGGTGGCAGCCGGAGCTGAGCTACGAGGAACGCCAAGAGCGCATCCTCACCCTGCTCGAACACGTCGGGATGTCGCCGGCCGAGGACTTCGTCAACCGGTACCCCCACCAGCTATCGGGTGGCGAACAACAGCGCGTCGTGCTTGTCAGATCGCTTCTGGTGAATCCCGACGTCATCCTCGCCGACGAGGCGATCAGTGCACTCGACGTATCGTTGCGCGTCGAGATGATGGACATCATGTTGGAACTACAGTCCGTGTTCGACACGTCGTATCTGTTCATCTCACACGATCTCTCGAACGCCCGGTACATCGCACAGCAAGCCGACGGCCGGATCGCCGTGATGTATCTCGGTCGGATCGTCGAGGCGGGACCGGTCGACGAGATCCTCGAAAATCCACAGCATCCGTACACGAAAGTGTTGAAGTGGGCGACACCGGAACTGTATGAAGACGTCGAAGCGGACATCCCCATCAGGGAGATCGACGTTCCCGATCCGACAGATCCACCATCCGGCTGTCGGTTCCACACGCGGTGTCCGAAAGCACGGGCAGCGTGCCGGGAGTCACACCCCGAATCGTACGGGGTCGGACCCGACCACGACAGTCACTGCTTTCGGAGCGATGAGACCCACGACTACTGGGAGAGTGAACCTTTGCATGACTGAAAAACACGGACAGAGACGACGCAAAAGCGCCACACAGACGCGTTCACCCACGGAGGTAGCAATCGATGGGTGAGACAAACGAACGCGACGCTCACGCGGGACTGACAGCGTCGATTCCGGGCCGGCCGCTGTCGTGGACCATACTCGGGATCGCCACGGTGCTGATCGCCCTCGGTGCGTTCGTCACGACGGGGGAAATCAGTGGGCTTCTCGGTCTGTGGGGATTCTCGATGATCGCCATTACGCTTGTGGTGTACGCCGTCGCCGCGCTCTGGTCCGCGCTCGGATAGCAAATGACGTACCGAGCACGGCTTGAATCCGATATGACCGGATGAACGACGTCGTACGTTCGTTGTACGATGTGCCCAGATACACCGGTCGAATCGGTCGTTGCTCCTATCCGGTATTAGCGGACAGTTATGCTATGATGTGGAACCATCGGTTAGGGCGGGGTGGCGTTGGGATCTTCGACCGCTTGTGCCCATGCTTGGAGCCACCCACGAAGCCCGCTGTCGGGTACCGAGAGTGAGTGGGTGTTTTCCGAAAGCGAGGGATAGCCGCCAACCTCGTCAGGGTGACCGACCCAGTAATCGTACGGCGAGTCGAGGCGGTCGTTGCCCGCTCGGTCAGTGATCTCACTAACGATCCGCTGGTCGTTGGCGGTTCGGTCAGCTGGCCGTGCGCCAGCGGTTCCGAGGTTGTGGCTCTCGACCGCATCGGACGAAAGCGCAGTCAACCCGTCTGGCCAGAGTGGTTTTGAGCCGGTGGTTTCGCCCTCGACAAACGAAACATCCGAATCGATGGGCGGATCAGCCGTGATGTTGTCTTCGCTGTACACTGTGCCACTACCTTCGACGATCGATTCACCTGTAGCCGTCACACCGGTGTATTTGTTCCCGACCCACGTCGTTTCGGCCGAGCTGTCAGTGTTAGACGCCTCATCGAAGAAATAACAGAAATTGTTGACGACGACGGTCCGTGTGTCGCTTTTGAGCCGTGGAATCCGATTGCGGGCTTTCGCCCACACGTTGCCGAGCAAGGTGACGTGGTCGGCTCCATCACCGATCAGCGTACAGTAATTGTGGTCGGAGCCGTCTCCGTACGGATCATACAACCCCTCGTAGATCAGGTTGTTCGAATACGTCGTTCTGTCAGTATCGTAGCCGACAGACATGCATTCGTCGACCCCCCACGAGGCCGTGCAGTGATCGATGACGTTGTTTTGGGTGTCGTCTTGGGTGTTGATCGCGTCGTTACCCTGAATATTTCCGTCTGAGCCTGGCCCGATCCGCGAGCGAACGTGTTGGACGACGCAGTTGTTGGCGTCGATCTGCACCATCCCTTTGATGAACGTGATGCCCGGCGAGGGTGCGGTCTGGCCCGCCACCCAACAGTTGTCTTCCGTGATCGCCAACGATTCCCCCCCAAGATCGATCGTCCCACTGGTCTCGAAGACGACTACTCGCGATCCGCTCGCCGTGAACGCCGCTTCGACGGCCTCCCGCGTCGGCTCGGTGATCGTGTACACGTCCACACCATCCTCAAGCCACGGTCCCATCGTGGCAAAGCCGTCTCCCCCCTGAAAGGACGACTGACTGAACGGTTCATACCCACGGTTCTCTGTCGCCGTGGCTGTCCCACCGAGAACGGTGGCTCCGATACTCCCAACCGCGACCGCACGTAAAAACGTGCGTCTGTTATGTGCCATTAATAGACACCAGTATAGTAATATACGACATGTATAATAAATTTATCTCAATAAGAAATACCATTGTATAGTTAGAAAAAGCATACGCCGTCGGACATCCCGGCAGGTGCAGTCGGGTTCCCATCTACCGAACGATTACAGACGTACTATTGTAACGATCTGACGATCACCGCCTATTGTCCGCTTCATATTTACGGAATTTTTTATTACACAGGGTGAAGCGCGGGGTACAGCCGGGCTATAGCTGCATACCGACTGATTCGCTACGGACAAACGGGAATCACATCCGAATCGTCGTTTCCGTCCGGAGATCAGGGGTATGGAGCTTCATACCGGGCGATTACGGTACGATCGTTCCCACACTAGGAACGGTCGGCTGAGAATGCCACTGCTCGCATGGGAGAGCGCGGATCAGTCGAACGCGGGGATGACCTCCTCACCGAATAGCCGGAGTTGGTCTTCGACCAGTTCGGGCGGCATCCCGGAATGATGGAAGCGAAGCGCGAGCTGGTTCAACGAGAATCGGTTTTGCATCGCCTCGATCTGCTCGATGATCTGCTCGGGTGTGCCGTAGATGAATCGATCGTCCGCGAGCTGGGAGAAGTCCGCGACGGAATCGGCAGTCATCAGCGGGTGAGAGAATTCACCGCCGTACTCGTCGCGGTAGGTGCGGTGAAGATACTCCTTTCGTTCCATCACCTCAGCTTCGGTCTCACCGATGACGGCCTCACGCATCAGGGGATGGTCCATCGAGGACCACTCCTGATCGGTCGATTCGATGTGCTCGCGCTGTTTGTCCTTGCGTTGCTCGACCGCATCGAGGTCCGCGACCACACCGGGCACCCACGCATCGCTGAACGAGACCGAACGAGCGAGCTGCTTGTCGCCCCAGCCACCGACCCACAACGAAGGCCGAGGCTCTTGAACGGTCCGGGGGAGTGGCTGCCAGTCTTCGACCTCGAAGAACGGACACGAAAAGGAGATCGGTTCCTCGGAGGTGAGGAACTCGTCCAGGAACTGTAATCCCTCTATCATCCGTCCGGCACGATCGGACATCGGAACTCCGAACGCCTCGAACTCCTTTTCCACGTAACCAAGTCCCACGCCGAGCGTGAGTCGACCATTCGAGATATTGTCCACCATCGCCGCTCGTTGGGCGACGTGCAACGGATGGTACAGCGGCAAGATGAGCACTGACGTGACGAGTTCGAGCGATTCGGTGCCCTCGGCGATGCTCGTCAGCCGTACCAGCGGAGACGGCCAGTAGTTGTCACCCTCCGTCGCTTGGTGGTCGTTGACCCAGCACGTTTGGAAACCGAGATCCTCGGCTAACTGACACTGCTCGACGACACCGTCCCAGGTGTCGCCACCCTCGATCGGGAAAAAGCCGAACTTCATAGCGATCGATGTGATCTCCGTGTGACGTCTACTTACGTCTTATGTTCACAGGCCCGAAAGAACAACGACCGAACGGGCTCGATCTTCCCAACAGGGGAACAGCATTATATAGATAGAGTACATGTGAGATATTATGACGGTACGGAAAGACGATTATTCGGGACGAACGATCCGATCGGTGACGATCGCGTTCAACATCATCGAAGTGCTGCAAGAGCGAAATCACGTCGGTGTGACGGCGTTGGCCGATGAACTCGGCCATTCGAAAAGCACGATTTACAGCCATCTGCAGACGCTCTGTGAGCGTAACATCCTCGTCCAAGAGGACGACGGCTACCGGTTGAGCCTCCGACTCCTCGATATGGCAAACAGCGTTCGAGAACAGATCGGCAACTACGAGGTCATCACGAGTGAAGTCGATAAGCTCGCCGAGGAGACCGGTGAGATCGCTCAGTTCGGGATCGAAGAACACGGGATGACCAGTTATCTCTACAAGGCAACTGGGGAGCAGGCAGTTGAGACGCGCTCACGGGTCGGTATTCAACAACCGATGTATTCGACATCGCTGGGCAAGACGATTCTGGCGTTCATGCCCGCGTCTCGGACGGAAGAGATCGTCGAATCGACGGAGTATACGAGCTTCACATCTCGGACCGTCACGGGACCCAAGGAGTTGTACGAGCAACTCGACGTGATCGCAAAGCGGGGCTATGGGATCGACGACGAGGAGAATATCGAGGGGCTACGGTGTGTGGCCGCACCGGTCAAACGGGGAGATACCGTGTTGGGAGCCATCAGCACCACTGGACCGTCAAGCCGGTTTACCGACGAACGCATCCACGAGGAGTTGGCCGAGCACGTCAAACGAGCCGCAAACGTCATCGAACTCAACACCAAGTTCTCGTGAACCGCGCGGCCGTCGGGATATGGATTGCACCACCCATTGATTTAATAGCTGAACCGTATAGAAATCGGTATGGACGTATTGATGACCGGAGCGTACGGTCGGTGTGGAACCGCCGTTATCGATCACCTTCACGACGGAGCGGGGTACGACTTCACGTATCTCAACCGATCGGATCGGCCCGACGGCCATCCGTACGGGGATTACGAGACGATCGTTGCTGACGTGGCCGACCGTGACGCGCTCGTATCGGCCGCGGACGGACGGGACGCGATGGTCCACATGGCGGCCTACCCGTTTACTGACGGTGGCTGGGATGAGGTGTTCGAACCGAACATCATCGGCATGTACAACGCGCTAGAGGCAGCCAGAACACGGCAGCTCGAGTCGTTCGTGTTCATCTCCTCGAACCACGCTGTCGGCATGTACGAACAGGAGTTCGCGCCGGAGATTTACGCTACCGAATTCGATCTCACCGTCGATCATACTGATCCGGTTAGACCGGATTCGTTCTACGGCGTCTCGAAATGTTTCGGCGAGGCGCTCGGGCGCTACTACGTCGAAAATTACGAGTATCCCCGACGGTTCTACGCGCTTCGTGTCGGAACCGTCAACATGCCGCCGTACGACCATCCGTACGGGGATGCCGAGCAAGGCGTCGCCGACGGAGCGTTCGAACGTGACAGTGCCGAGTACGATCGGGCGGTCACCCGGATGAAAGCGCTCTGGCAGTCAAGGCGGGATTTCGCCCATCAGGTGGACTGCTGCCTCCAGAACGAGACGGTCGAATACGGGACCTTCTACGGTGTCAGCGACAACCGGCGTCGATGGTTCGATATCGAACACGCACGGGACCAGATCGGGTATGATCCACAGGACGACGGCGAACGGTGGAACGGTCCCCCTGAGTGAGAGCTGATCACTCGACGGCGCGAGCTTTCGCGCGCAGCCAGGCCCGGGTGCCACCTTGAGGAATCGTCAGGCGGTGTGTGACGACCTCGAGCTCGGGATAGCCACCGACCTCCGTCTGGCTATCGATGTACGATCCTCCTTCCGTTCGGAGCTGTTCGAGCACGCGCTCATCGGCAGCGGTCCGGTCGGCTGGCCGGGCACCGGCATTTGTGAGGTTGTGCTCGACAACGTTCTCTGACCCGACGGTTTCGAGCGCCGTCGGCCACAAGGGCCGAGTATCGAGCTGTGTGATTCCCTCGCTGGTTGTGGGGGTGGTGGCGACGTTGTCATCAAGTGCGGCCGCTCCCTCACCGAAGACGGCCAGCTGGTCGCTGACCGGTCGCCGGAAGACGTTGCTCTCGATGCTCGCCTCGGTGTCCGGATCCATCCAGACGCCGTCGTTGTAGTGATAGATCACGTTGTTCGCCACGACGGTTCGGGTGCCTTGCTTGAGCCGCGGATTGCGGTCGTAGTTGTGCGCCCAGACGTTCCCGGCGAGCGTGACGTTCGACGCGCCGTTACCGATCAACGATCCGTATCCGTGGTCGCCCTTGTGGTGGGTGGCGTCCTGAAGTGGTTCGGCAATCAGGCAGTTCGACACCGTCGTGTTCACCGTGTCATACCCCACCGAGAGGTTCTCATCGACTGCCCACGTCGTCGTACAGTGATCGATGACGTTGTTCTGGGTACCGTCACCGGTTCTGATTCCGTCGGGTTCCCAATCGCTTTCCTCCGTCAGGTTCGCGTCGCCCGGTCGAACGCGGAGATGTTGGATCACACAGTCGTCCGCGTCGATCCAGAGATCTCCCTGAACGAGTGTAATTCCCGGTGACGGTGCCGTCTGTCCGGCGAGATACAGCTCGTCGCTGGAGACGGTCAGGCGTTGTTTCCCGAGATCGACGGTCCCACTGGTTTCGAACACGACCAGCCGTGGCCCGTCGATCCCGACGGCGGCCGCCAGTTGTCGTCGATTGGGTTCAGTTACCGGGATAATGGGCGTGTCGTCATCCAACCACGGGGCTGGGACGGCAAACCCATCGGCAAAGTCGACTCGAGAAGCGCTGTCCGGGCCGCCACCGTTCGATCCGCCGTTCGACTGACTTGGCGTGCCGACCGTTTCCGAGGATCCGACCGTGCGGTCGCCGTTCTCGGTTTCGACGACCGCACGATACTCGTAGTACCGTCTGCTCGTGAGGTCCGTGAGACGGACGTCAAACGTTCCTGGCTCCGTGCGCGTTTGGGCGGCTGTCGCCGTCCACGCCGCGCTTGGTACCTCACGGTATTCGACGTAACAGCTCGCCGCGTCGGCTCCCCCCAAATCGGTCAGTTCGCCGCGGAGCGTGGCCTTCCTGGCCGTGACATCGGTCGCATCGCCCGTCGTGACGAACGGAACGCCCTCCTCAGTTTCGACGCTGCCGGTCACTGAAACGTCACCGACGTCCCGGTTGGTGTCGGGATCGATACCCGAGAGATCCCGCAGTCGGGCCGTACAGCGCACGCCGACGTTGTGGCTCGTGACCGGTAATCCGACGAGCGCGCTGTCGCTCAGTTCGACGCCGTCGAGGCGCGCGATCGTCGTCCAGTCCGTCCCGTCGTCAGAGCCGTACGCCTCGAAAACGTCACCCTGTCGACGCAGGCGCAGCCACTCCGCCTGAAGGCTTCCTCCGTCGAGTTCGCTCTCGTCTTCTCCACCCGACGTGGTGCTGATCGTCTCGCTACCGGATTCGGAGCGCCACTGGAGTGACGCTGCACCACTTGGCGTTCGTCTGAGCAGCACGTTCGGCGCTCCGGGATCCTCTGAGTTCCGGGCCATGATGCCGGTCTTGGCGTTCGGATCCGTGTTTTCGAGGGCCGTGTTGCGCACCTGGACGTCGAAATCCCCGTCTACCGTCTCGTAGTAGAAGTGAAACGCGTCTTCCGTGTTCCAGATGTCGGCCCCACCGCCACGGATCGTGATTACCGTCGCTGCCGTAGCCGTTCTGTCGAACAGCCCAACCGCTGGAGCGACAGCGCCTGCCCCGATCGATCGAAGGAACGTCCGTCTATCAAATCTCATCGTTGCGTACCGTCCGCGATATTAGGACGTTCGTTGATAAGTGTTTCTCCGACACAGAAACATCCGCCGGACGGCGCGGGGGGCACAACGTTTATCTCCCTGCCCCGGAATACCCGGACGATGACAGTACCTGACGCAGATCGGTTCGACATCCGCGAGTACGGCGCGACGGGCAACGGAGACGATCCCGAGACGGACGCGATCCAGACGGCGCTCGACGCGTGTGCCGAGGCAGGCGGGACAGTGTACGTTCCATCAGAGACGTACGTGACCGGCCCGCTTCGAGTCGGTGACGACACGACGCTGTATCTGTCACCGGGGGCGACGCTGCGCTTTGTCGGCGACTACGACACGTTTCCGACCATCGAAAGCCGCTGGGAAGGCTGGGACCAGGTCGGCTTTCATCCCTGCCTGTTCGTTGAGGACGCCCAGAACGTTTCGATCACCGGACGCGGCACGATCGACGGCAACGGCGCGTACTGGTGGTCATTTTATGAGACACCGATGTCGGAACGGCCTGAGGGACTACAGGAACGGTTGGCCGAATTCGAGCGTCGAAACGAGAAGGGAGACGACGTCAGCAGTTTTACCCACCGGCCGCCGTTGTGCCAGATCGCACACTCGGAAAACGTCACAGTGTCCGGGGTTACGCTGTGTAACTCGCCGTTCTGGAACACCCACGTTGTCTACTCCGAGAACGTGACGCTCCACGACGTCACCGTCAAGAACCCGGCAGACGCACCCAACGGCGATGGGATCGACATCGATTCCTCGCAGTGCGTGCGGATCAGCGACACGTACATCAACGCGGGCGACGACGCGATCTGCATCAAATCCGGGAAAAACGCCGAAGGACGTGCGGTCGGAGAGCCGGCTTCGGAGATCACCGTCACGAACTGCACTGTCGAATCCGGTCACGGCGGCGTCGTTATCGGTAGCGAGATGTCCGGCGACGTTCGAGATGTCGTGGTTTCGAACTGTACGTTCACGGACACCGATCGTGGCGTGCGAATCAAGACCCAACGGGACCGTGGCGGCGTCGTCGAGGATCTCCGATTCGACACCATTCTCATGCGACGGGTCGCGTGTCCGTTCGTCATCAACGGCTACTACTTCACCCCGCTGGACAGCGATCCACAGCCGATCACCGAGGGAACGCCGATGGTTCGGAACGTCTCGTTTCGATCGATCACCGCGCGCAACGTCGAAACAGCCGGCTTTCTTGCCGGGCTTCCCGAACAGCATTTCGAGGGTATCTCCTTTGCCGACGTTCGGATCGACGCCACCCGCGATCTCGACGCAACGGAACTCGATCCAGCGATGGCCGACGGCTACGAGCAACGCCACGGGCTGTTTTGTACGTCGATCGAAGATGTCGCCTTTCGGGACGTACAGATCCAGACGGCGGACGGTCCCGCAATGCGGTTCGAAGAAACCGACGACGTGCGGATCGACGGGCTCGTGGCCGAAACGGAGGGCGCGCCCGCCGTCTCGTTGCACGACGTCACGAGGACTCGGCTCCGTGGCTGTTGTGCTCCCTCGGACGGGGCGTTTTTGCGAGCGAACGGATCGGACACACGGACGATCTCGATGACAGGATGTCACGGCTCGATGGCCGACGCCGTCGTGGTAGACCCCGACAGCGATGCGACGGTCGAACGCTCCTGACGAAGACCGGAGCTGTTCGAGCAAAACAATTATAGGTGATTTGCATGTATGCGTGACTACGACATGGACGACTCAGCCAACGATCTGCGCGTCGGACTCGTCGGACTCGGAAGTCTCGGCATCCGGCTCGGACGTCAGTTCGAGGACGTATCGGATGCCGAGCTGGTCGCAGTAGCCGACGTCGACGAGGAGAACCTCGCCGAGGCAGCCGCCGAATTCGACGCGGTGACCGGTCAGTACACTCGTTACGAGACGATGATCGAGGAAGCGTCGCTCGACGCGGTGGCGATCGCCACGCCCAACGGACTTCACTACGAGCAGACGGTCGCCGCACTGGAGCACGATCTCCACGTGCTGTGTGAAAAGCCCCTTGCGACGACCGTCGAGGACGCCCGGGATCTCTACCAGCGCGATCAACAGACCGACCGAGTGGTGATGCTCGGCTACCAGCGGCATCTGAATCCCGCGTTCATTCGAGCACACGAGCGGTGGGCAGCCGGTGACGCTGAACCGACGTTCATCACCGGAGAGATCACCCACGACTGGCGTTCCTACTACGAAACCATGGATGACTGGCGGATGGATCCGAAACTGAGTGGCGGCGGCCACCTCCTGAACGTCGGTTCGCACATTATCGACGCGATCCTCTGGGTGACTGGTCTCGAACCGACGCGCGTCGACGCCACCGTCGTGTTCCACGATGATGATCAGGTGTTTGACACCCAGTCATCGATCACCATCGAGTTCGACAACGGCGCGGTCGCCAACGTCTCCGATACGGGTATCGTGGCGTGCACCCGTGAACACATCCATATCTGGGATGACGATGGAGCCGTGTATCTCGAAGGCCGGGATTGGAACGAACGCACTGGCTACACGATCGACGCCGAGGGCACCGAGCACGACCGCTCACTGGACTACCACGGCCGACAGACCAAAGCCGACGCGTTCGCCGAGGCAATCCACGACGGGACGACACCTCCCATCACGGTTCGGGACGCCTTCGAGACGACAGTCGTCACGATGGCAGCCTACGAATCGGGCCGCACCGGCGAACGGATCGATCTCACCGGTCGGTTTTCGCTGGCCGAGGAACGCTGATCAGTCCGGCTGAACCACCAACGTTTATTCCGATCGCCAGCCACCGTCTAACGGATGGAATCGTTCGAATCCGACGACGGACACGTGATCGTCCGTCTCGACCGCGGTGACAAGGCGCTCGAATCGATCGAGCGCGCCTGCACGGAACACGACATCGACACCGGTGCCGTCGTCACCGGTATCGGAACGTTCAGCACGTTACACATCCATTACGTCGACCGAACGGAACTGCCTGACGATCAGGCGGACCGCAACGTCGATCTCGAACTACAGGGTGCGTGGGAAGTCACTGACATCAACGGCATCATCGCGGACGGCGAGCCACACCTCCACGTAACTGCCTTCGACGGCGAACGAACCGTCGGTGGACACCTCGAAGCGGGCTGTGAGATCAACGTACTCGGCGAGGTGACGATCCGGAAGTTACCCGGACTGTCGCTCGAACGGCAGCCCGATGAGCGCGATGTGTCGCGGCTCACACGACGATAACGGTTATCGTCGCCACCAGATGACGCCATAACAGCTCAGTCCGACGAGCACCAGCCCACTCCCCCAGGCACCGAAGATCGCTGCCCAGACGCCCTCGTTGGCTCCCACATCGAGGAGCCACCCGGAGACAAACAACAACACGCCCGCTATCGCGACTTTCAACAGAACGGAGTCATCGATGGAGTTGATCACCGTCTGAAGCAGAGACGCCGGTTCCTGGCCTACATCTTGTGTGGAACTCATTACCACATTTATTTCGTTTCATCGTATAAATCTATTGGGGTTCTCCGATCGACTTCGGTGCTCGCATCGGAGCCCGTACACAGTCAGTGACGAGCGACTACCGTCGAAGGTGAACGAGACCAACCAGTCGATTCAATAGTGAAACTCGGTCCACGGACCGTCGATGAACGGGTACGATTCGAGGACACTGAGGTCGACATCGACACCGAGTCCCGGAGCATCCGGAACGGTCATGCGCCCGTTCTCGATGACTGGCTGCCCCTCG is part of the Halocatena salina genome and encodes:
- a CDS encoding glycoside hydrolase family 28 protein, which translates into the protein MTVPDADRFDIREYGATGNGDDPETDAIQTALDACAEAGGTVYVPSETYVTGPLRVGDDTTLYLSPGATLRFVGDYDTFPTIESRWEGWDQVGFHPCLFVEDAQNVSITGRGTIDGNGAYWWSFYETPMSERPEGLQERLAEFERRNEKGDDVSSFTHRPPLCQIAHSENVTVSGVTLCNSPFWNTHVVYSENVTLHDVTVKNPADAPNGDGIDIDSSQCVRISDTYINAGDDAICIKSGKNAEGRAVGEPASEITVTNCTVESGHGGVVIGSEMSGDVRDVVVSNCTFTDTDRGVRIKTQRDRGGVVEDLRFDTILMRRVACPFVINGYYFTPLDSDPQPITEGTPMVRNVSFRSITARNVETAGFLAGLPEQHFEGISFADVRIDATRDLDATELDPAMADGYEQRHGLFCTSIEDVAFRDVQIQTADGPAMRFEETDDVRIDGLVAETEGAPAVSLHDVTRTRLRGCCAPSDGAFLRANGSDTRTISMTGCHGSMADAVVVDPDSDATVERS
- a CDS encoding Gfo/Idh/MocA family protein, giving the protein MRDYDMDDSANDLRVGLVGLGSLGIRLGRQFEDVSDAELVAVADVDEENLAEAAAEFDAVTGQYTRYETMIEEASLDAVAIATPNGLHYEQTVAALEHDLHVLCEKPLATTVEDARDLYQRDQQTDRVVMLGYQRHLNPAFIRAHERWAAGDAEPTFITGEITHDWRSYYETMDDWRMDPKLSGGGHLLNVGSHIIDAILWVTGLEPTRVDATVVFHDDDQVFDTQSSITIEFDNGAVANVSDTGIVACTREHIHIWDDDGAVYLEGRDWNERTGYTIDAEGTEHDRSLDYHGRQTKADAFAEAIHDGTTPPITVRDAFETTVVTMAAYESGRTGERIDLTGRFSLAEER
- a CDS encoding PPC domain-containing DNA-binding protein, giving the protein MESFESDDGHVIVRLDRGDKALESIERACTEHDIDTGAVVTGIGTFSTLHIHYVDRTELPDDQADRNVDLELQGAWEVTDINGIIADGEPHLHVTAFDGERTVGGHLEAGCEINVLGEVTIRKLPGLSLERQPDERDVSRLTRR
- a CDS encoding pectate lyase; amino-acid sequence: MRFDRRTFLRSIGAGAVAPAVGLFDRTATAATVITIRGGGADIWNTEDAFHFYYETVDGDFDVQVRNTALENTDPNAKTGIMARNSEDPGAPNVLLRRTPSGAASLQWRSESGSETISTTSGGEDESELDGGSLQAEWLRLRRQGDVFEAYGSDDGTDWTTIARLDGVELSDSALVGLPVTSHNVGVRCTARLRDLSGIDPDTNRDVGDVSVTGSVETEEGVPFVTTGDATDVTARKATLRGELTDLGGADAASCYVEYREVPSAAWTATAAQTRTEPGTFDVRLTDLTSRRYYEYRAVVETENGDRTVGSSETVGTPSQSNGGSNGGGPDSASRVDFADGFAVPAPWLDDDTPIIPVTEPNRRQLAAAVGIDGPRLVVFETSGTVDLGKQRLTVSSDELYLAGQTAPSPGITLVQGDLWIDADDCVIQHLRVRPGDANLTEESDWEPDGIRTGDGTQNNVIDHCTTTWAVDENLSVGYDTVNTTVSNCLIAEPLQDATHHKGDHGYGSLIGNGASNVTLAGNVWAHNYDRNPRLKQGTRTVVANNVIYHYNDGVWMDPDTEASIESNVFRRPVSDQLAVFGEGAAALDDNVATTPTTSEGITQLDTRPLWPTALETVGSENVVEHNLTNAGARPADRTAADERVLEQLRTEGGSYIDSQTEVGGYPELEVVTHRLTIPQGGTRAWLRAKARAVE